Below is a window of Salvelinus alpinus chromosome 5, SLU_Salpinus.1, whole genome shotgun sequence DNA.
cagcctccactcttctgggaaggctttccactagatgttggaacattgctgtagggacttgcttccattcagccacaagaacattagtgaggtcgggcactgatgtaggGCAATTAGGTCTGGCTCAcagtctgcattccaattcatcataaaggtgttcgatggagttgaggtcagggctctgtgcaggccagtcaagtttttgcaCACTGACCTCGACAAACtatttttgtatggacctcgctttgtgcatgggggcaatgtcatgctgaaacaggaaagggccttccccaaactgttgccacaaagttggaagcacagaatcgtctagaattccattgtatgctgtagcgttaagatttcccttcactggaactaagggccctagcccgaaccatggaaaacagccccagaccattattcctcctccaccaaactttacagttggcactatgcattggggcaggtaacgttctcctggcatccgccaaacccagattcgccaTCGGACTGCCACACGGTGaaacatgattcatcactccagagaagctttacaccactctttccaatgcttggcattgcacatggtgatcttaggcttgtgtgtggctgcttggctatggaaacccatttcatgaagctcccgacgaacagtttttgtgctgacgtcGCTTCCAaaggcaatttggaactcggtagtgagtgttgcaaccgaggacagatgatttttacacgctatgtgcttcagcactcggcggtcccgttctgtgagcttgtgtggcaaaccagttcgcggctgagctgttgttgctcctagaattttccacttcacaatgacagcacttacagttgaccggtgcagctttagcaaggcagaaatttgacaaactgacttgttggaaaggtggcatgctatgacggtgccacgttgaaagtcaccgagctcttcagtaaggctattctactgccaatgtttgtctatggagattgcatggctgtgtgctcgattttatacacctgtcagcaacgggtgtggctgaaatagccaaatcgaataatttgaagggttgtccacatacatttgtatatatatatatatatatatatatatatatatatatatatatatatatatatatatatagtgtatctaaaCTAGACCCTATTCGTCTGTCTTACCTGTGGCAGGTAAATTCTTGAGACCCGGCGGCCTGACAACTGTCCAGTTAACATCCTGTGTCTTCTTCAGAAAGTGCTCCATCTCAAACATATTGCTAAGGACACTTCGGATCATTGGCAGCAGCAGGAAGCGGATGAGGTAAGATGACTGTGTGCCAGAGTTAGCTATGGGGATGAAAATGAGAAGAAGATAAGGGAATGCTGTTTCACAATGATAAAAACACGCAACTGACTTTGTACATTAAAAAGGCAACATGATCACTGACAAAATACAGTCATGGCAttgtttatttaacccttattttaccaggttagAGAGGCTCTATTCATCCCTTGGTGGATTGAGGCCTAAGTAAGTAagttaccaggtaagttgactgagaacacattctcaagTTGTTCTCAAATGTAATCAGTCATATTTTACTTTACTTACGGTCAGTGTACCATGAAGTCATGGTGATAATGCGGTTCACTTTGGCCTCTCTCATGGCATTTACTGCAGCCCTCATAGACAAGGTGTATCCAGTGACTCCGGAGAGAAAGGATGCAGGGAAccccaggcaggatataactgcATCTTGTCCTTGGAAGTGAAGTTTAAGGCTGTCTTCTGAGAAGATATTGCCCTCAACCACCTGACAGAACAGAGAAAATAGCAGTTTTATGGTATAGGCTATCTCAGGCCTGGTGTAAGGTTCACACTTCATAAAGCCTCTATAAAAAACATTGCTGCTGCGTACCTTACAGAGGAAATGTAAAAAGACATACAATTTGTGCTCAGACAAGATATTACATTATTTACCTTTAATTTCTCATGTTGCACTGTCAATTTCCCTGGGTTCCTGACAATGGCAGTGACAGCGTGTCCCTGCTGAAGAGCTTGGTTCACCAGATACTGTCCCGTCTGTCCAGTGGCTCCAAGCACAGCTATCTTCATCTTGACACTCGGAAATACactctaaaataaaataaatataatgtATGAAATATAATCATTCACAGTCAGAGGGTCAATCAAACCATAGACAGATACTTTTCTGTAAACAGAAATCCCGACGATGATAAGTTACAAAATCATGAACTCACATTTACAACAGTACAAGTTTACAAGCAAGGGTGTGCAGTGGGCGTAGCACGACTTATCACGTGAATAGACTGTGTAGCAACACCCACATTTTCATAACTGCTTGAAACATAATCAACTTAAAATGTATTAGTTCTTATTCTTCTATTACAACAAATGTCCATTtgcatttaagtcatttagcagacgctcttatccagagcgacttaacagtagtgagtgcatacattttcatagttTGGTACGTTTAACCCATAATAGCCTTTAGGATTTAGATTCATAACGTGTTAATTGGATGGTTCAATTATAAATGTTTCAGACACATACTAGAAAGGCCAAAAAAGGACAT
It encodes the following:
- the LOC139577039 gene encoding flavin reductase (NADPH)-like isoform X1 encodes the protein MSQNSAEFPQLKSVFPSVKMKIAVLGATGQTGQYLVNQALQQGHAVTAIVRNPGKLTVQHEKLKVVEGNIFSEDSLKLHFQGQDAVISCLGFPASFLSGVTGYTLSMRAAVNAMREAKVNRIITMTSWYTDPNSGTQSSYLIRFLLLPMIRSVLSNMFEMEHFLKKTQDVNWTVVRPPGLKNLPATGKEFLTHEGYFVPDSNGLPVGSAVGRGDVARFMLFLLNTDVWFNKAVAITTKNE
- the LOC139577039 gene encoding flavin reductase (NADPH)-like isoform X2 codes for the protein MRSAQRQWPSKSVFPSVKMKIAVLGATGQTGQYLVNQALQQGHAVTAIVRNPGKLTVQHEKLKVVEGNIFSEDSLKLHFQGQDAVISCLGFPASFLSGVTGYTLSMRAAVNAMREAKVNRIITMTSWYTDPNSGTQSSYLIRFLLLPMIRSVLSNMFEMEHFLKKTQDVNWTVVRPPGLKNLPATGKEFLTHEGYFVPDSNGLPVGSAVGRGDVARFMLFLLNTDVWFNKAVAITTKNE